A single window of Nicotiana tomentosiformis chromosome 1, ASM39032v3, whole genome shotgun sequence DNA harbors:
- the LOC104105526 gene encoding uncharacterized protein, protein MEVEKRSSKGGFLQLFDWNIKSRKKLFSNKSELPENSKQGKENTNGSANLRFQQAHDYGPGSNSNQIYDFYSASSVTEDGSYGQKAPGVVARLMGLDSLPTSKESDPCVNSSFDCHSFRDSPYLNFVADFQNEHHMIVDGNVRNKLDGFRRNPVELKLQKVQSRPIERFQSEVLPPKSAKPISVTQHRLLSPIKSPGFIPPKNAAYILEAAAKIYEQSPRPATREKMQSSGSSSVPLRIRDLKDKMEAAQRQSRIYEASHRPKEQNSVKHIRRQPSERGQVQSDNTRQFRASEVPRRDVSQNKGKEKSVSLAVQAKTNVQKREGKTSSASKNPANQKEKNDSKPGRSRPSSQKVGERRTLLIRSSDVLRQNNQKQNSASNKDGESSKTSAPYHKEKKVSSTGDMSRPTKTVSRIVVNTTTAPGTASPVGTDAGKELSSSRDSRVGSFTGKKRPVNGDIDSDGCGPDNLMKSKDERSIKCNLTIEGCPNWDTADRKNGSDVVSFTFTSPIKKSLPGSTLSSQVLEKSNVLSLFPGSYDNQFDSRTSTICPLGSNVIGGDDLGMLLEQKLKELTSKVGSSCEDLIKTGTASISANSLEDSVSIIAHGKRPQVDLLHEKADDNGHSFVDDIRLTATQMWQGPKKVEKPKMASSFTCEREFILPCSSPVSSLEPSISGGSCNSLDSYRSLTTDGSKYHLSDGSQEMMNWKTFSRIPLVEGDAELLDSASSVSLADTGGKGSITASTSTNFDESPYWEFRYIRDIIRSSDLMLEDFLLGEAQSIIALDLFDQLENHKTRTNKNVEEQLKIRRRVLFYSVVECLEFRCKQSSGGSFEAWAKWTALVQRKEWLAEEVYREIAGWTSMEELMVDEVVDKDMSTQHGKWTDFSFEAFEEGVDIEKVILSSLMDELIHDLM, encoded by the exons ATGGAGGTTGAAAAGCGAAGTTCAAAAGGAGGCTTTCTTCAGCTATTTGATTGGAATATCAAATCTCGAAAGAAGCTTTTCTCTAACAAGTCTGAACTACCTG AAAACTCTAAGCAAGGAAAAGAAAATACCAATGGATCAGCCAATTTAAGATTTCAGCAG GCTCATGACTATGGTCCTGGTTCCAACTCCAACCAGATCTATGATTTCTATAGTGCTTCATCAGTAACCGAGGATGGAAGTTATGGTCAAAAAGCACCTGGGGTTGTTGCACGTCTTATGGGATTGGATTCTTTACCAACTTCAAAAGAGTCTGATCCCTGCGTTAACTCATCCTTTGATTGTCACTCGTTCAGAGATTCTCCGTATCTAAATTTTGTGGCTGATTTCCAGAATGAACATCATATGATAGTCGATGGTAACGTGCGAAATAAATTGGATGGATTTAGGAGAAACCCTGTTGAACTGAAGTTGCAAAAGGTGCAGAGCCGGCCCATTGAGAGGTTTCAAAGTGAGGTATTGCCTCCAAAATCAGCTAAACCTATTTCAGTTACTCAACACAGATTGTTATCTCCTATCAAGAGTCCTGGGTTCATCCCTCCTAAGAATGCAGCTTACATATTAGAGGCAGCTGCCAAAATATATGAGCAGAGTCCTCGACCCGCGACCAGAGAGAAGATGCAATCTTCCGGGTCTTCCTCTGTCCCTTTGAGAATACGGGACTTGAAAGATAAAATGGAGGCTGCTCAAAGACAGTCCAGGATTTATGAAGCATCGCACAGGCCAAAAGAACAAAATTCTGTTAAACATATCAGAAGACAACCCAGTGAAAGAGGTCAGGTTCAATCAGATAATACACGCCAATTCAGGGCTTCTGAGGTACCAAGAAGAGATGTCTCCCAAAATAAGGGGAAGGAGAAGTCAGTTTCACTTGCAGTTCAGGCAAAGACCAATGTTCAGAAAAGAGAGGGAAAGACATCTTCTGCTAGTAAGAACCCAGCAAACCAGAAAGAAAAGAATGATTCTAAGCCTGGTAGAAGTCGGCCAAGTTCACAAAAAGTTGGGGAAAGAAGAACTTTGCTCATTAGGTCCTCTGATGTGCTCAGGCAGAATAACCAGAAGCAGAACTCTGCATCTAATAAAGATGGGGAGAGTTCGAAAACTTCAGCACCCTACCACAAAGAGAAAAAAGTATCATCCACTGGTGACATGTCTAGGCCAACCAAGACTGTAAGTAGAATTGTTGTAAATACCACCACTGCTCCCGGAACTGCAAGTCCTGTAGGAACTGATGCGGGAAAGGAGCTCTCATCATCTAGGGACTCTAGAGTGGGGTCCTTCACTGGAAAGAAAAGGCCAGTCAATGGAGATATTGACTCTGATGGATGTGGTCCTGATAATTTGATGAAGAGTAAAGATGAGAGGTCTATAAAATGTAATTTGACTATTGAAGGATGCCCCAATTGGGATACAGCTGACAGGAAAAATGGGAGTGATGTTGTGTCATTTACTTTCACCTCACCCATCAAAAAATCACTGCCTGGCTCCACATTGTCAAGTCAAGTTTTGGAAAAGAGTAATGTTTTGTCTCTCTTTCCAGGTTCTTATGATAATCAGTTTGATTCAAGAACATCAACGATATGTCCTTTAGGTTCGAATGTTATTGGTGGTGATGATTTAGGTATGCTCTTAGAACAAAAGCTTAAAGAATTAACTTCTAAAGTTGGATCATCCTGTGAAGATCTCATCAAAACAGGGACAGCCTCTATTTCTGCCAATTCTTTGGAAGATAGTGTGTCCATTATAGCACATGGAAAGAGGCCTCAAGTTGATTTGCTTCACGAAAAAGCAGATGACAATGGTCACTCTTTTGTTGATGACATCCGGCTTACTGCAACTCAGATGTGGCAG GGTCCCAAAAAGGTAGAAAAGCCTAAAATGGCCAGCAGCTTTACGTGTGAAAGAGAATTTATTCTACCCTGTTCTAGTCCGGTCTCAAGTTTGGAGCCTTCTATCTCAGGAGGCAGTTGCAACTCCCTGGACAGCTACAGAAGTTTAACTACTGATG GGAGCAAGTACCATCTGTCTGATGGATCTCAAGAAATGATGAACTGGAAAACCTTCTCAAGGATCCCTTTGGTGGAAGGTGATGCAGAGTTATTGGACTCAGCCTCTTCAGTTTCTCTTGCTGACACAGGTGGAAAGGGTTCCATTACTGCATCGACTTCCACAAATTTCGATGAATCACCTTACTGGGAATTTAGATATATTAGAGATATAATTAGAAGTTCGGACTTGATGTTGGAAGATTTTTTGCTGGGTGAGGCTCAGAGCATTATTGCTCTCGATCTCTTTGACCAGTTGGAGAATCATAAGACTCGAACGAATAAAAATGTAGAAGAGCAGTTGAAGATTAGGAGGAGAGTACTGTTTTACTCGGTGGTTGAATGTCTGGAATTCAGATGTAAACAGAGTTCTGGTGGAAGTTTTGAAGCTTGGGCAAAGTGGACGGCACTGGTCCAAAGGAAGGAGTGGTTGGCAGAAGAAGTGTACAGAGAGATTGCTGGTTGGACAAGCATGGAAGAGTTGATGGTGGATGAGGTCGTCGACAAGGACATGAGCACACAACATGGCAAGTGGACCGATTTTAGCTTTGAAGCCTTTGAAGAGGGTGTTGACATTGAGAAAGTGATCCTTTCATCTTTGATGGATGAATTGATCCATGACCTAATGTGA